A region of the Thioploca ingrica genome:
GCATTGGTAATCATAATGCCATCCGAAGTGGTTTCAAATACTTTCGCCGCTAACCGTTGTTTAGCCTGAGCACGCTTACGCTCAGTAATATCCTCAATCATCTGAATAATAAATTGGGGGGTATTATCGGCTTCTCTCACTAATGAAGTGGTGAGTCGCGCCCAGAGTATCGGCGTATTCTTGCGGAAAAAATATTTTTCCATTTGATAATAATCGCGTTCACCCGCTAACAATTGTTGATAGAATTCTTTTTCTACTGCGGTATCATAAGGGTAGAAAAATTTATTAAACAATTTGCCGCGTAAATCCACTGCTTCAATGCCCAGCATTTTTTTAGCCGCCGGATTACTCTGAATTAATTGCCCGGTCATGGTGACTAAAGCAATGCCCATAGCGGCTTGCTCAAAAATCCCTCGAAACCGGGCTTCGCTCGCTTCAAGTGCCGCAGCGGCTTGTCGAGCATGGAGGATAATTTCTACTCGATGGCGTAACACCGACCAATGAACTGGTTTGGTGATGTATTCAGTGGCACCCGCTTCAAAGGCTCTATTAACGGATTGTTCATCATCAAGCGCCGTAATCATAATCACCGGAATATCCGCTCCGGTTTCTAATTTCTTTAACTGTGCACAAGCCATGAAACCATCCATAACCGGCATGGCCGCATCCATTAAGACTAAGTCAGGAGAACAGTGTTGAAATTCTTCTAGCGCATTAACACCATTTTGTGCTTCAGTAACACGATAACCCTGTTCTTCAAGGAGGTTTTGTAGCATACCTCGCATAAAAACATCATCATCAACGACTAGCACGAGAGGTGATTGTTGATTTTCACTCAACATGTTTTGCTTTCTCCAAGGCAAACTGAAATATTTCGCTTGCCTTTTTTAACTGTGTAGAAACCAGTTTCTTTGCTTTATCAGTGATATTAGCACAACTAAACAATTCTAACTGTAGACGCCCGTTTGCCAACAACATGGGGTTACATAGTACTAATCGCCTTCAATTAGGTAACAATCCATTAATTAGACTGATTTTGCTCAAGTGACGAAGTCAGTTTACTACTACTTTAATTTGACATTTCATTGAGGTCAACATGGGGTTAACCACAGTTTAGTCAACAATATTATCTTTTACGACTAAAATGTGCCATCCCTTTTGGATCTTGTGATAAAAGATTGTGATAAAAATACCGACTTTAGCTGACGAGTTCATTCATCACCCGGCTTATTGAGGTGTCGTTTAATGGCTTGCTAAAATTTAACTCGGTAACTAAGCAAAGTACGGCTGAAAAAATTAAGGATTATAGAATAAAAAATCAAGCCAGTATTGGTAATTTGTTCTTATCAGGGCAGGAGAGCACGTGTTGAGGAGTGAGAACGTTTTTCTTGGAAGGGATAACAGCGCGGCCAGATAAAGAGAAATCGAGTAGATCAATTTTAATTAGGAAATGTTGGTGGGCCGTGTGCGATTCGA
Encoded here:
- a CDS encoding PAS domain S-box/diguanylate cyclase (GGDEF) domain-containing protein, which encodes MLSENQQSPLVLVVDDDVFMRGMLQNLLEEQGYRVTEAQNGVNALEEFQHCSPDLVLMDAAMPVMDGFMACAQLKKLETGADIPVIMITALDDEQSVNRAFEAGATEYITKPVHWSVLRHRVEIILHARQAAAALEASEARFRGIFEQAAMGIALVTMTGQLIQSNPAAKKMLGIEAVDLRGKLFNKFFYPYDTAVEKEFYQQLLAGERDYYQMEKYFFRKNTPILWARLTTSLVREADNTPQFIIQMIEDITERKRAQAKQRLAAKVFETTSDGIMITNAESHIIDVNQAFLALTGYSYEEVLDKNPRILQSGHHDRVFYEEMWAATRETGRWRGEIWNQRKNGEIYSSWMSMSAVRGEHNEVTHYVAVYSDLSALKQDDQRLRLLTHYDSLTELPNRLLFYEYLTRACRQEERLALLYLDLDDFKQINEDFGFDVGDDFIKLIAHRLQQCVREGDTISRLEGDEFGIILSPIHQDYDVRIIVEKIIASISEPALINGQLPQIDCNVGISFYPDDQMASQHESVEILIQHADMAMYLAKEAGINTYHIYSESIEEEEG